The sequence GTGCATCTTCGTATGTAAAATCGGCAATTCCTAAGGCGTGTTGCATAATAAATCCTGAAGAGTGTAGGGATAAGGTGTATCCATCAGGATTAGATTTTAACATTTCTGAAAATCCAGTTCTACCTCCCGCTCCTACAATATTAGTGATTTTGATTTCTGTATCAGCGGCTTCATTCATATATTGGACCATGATTCGTGCTGGAATATCAGAATTGCCACCAGCTTCATAAGGAATAATTAGATTGATGGCTTGGGAAGGAGCAAAAATGCCGTCTATGATATCGGTATTTGTAGCTATATTATCGGTATTTGTAGATGCGCATGCAGTAAATACAAGACAAGTTGTTATGGCTAATAAAAATTTTTTGGTCATAACTAAAATTTCCTTTCTAATTTAATATAGTATAAATGTCGAACAATAAATAATATGTACTAAAATTAAAATTTATGTTAAATATATAATGTTGTGAAAATAACATAAAGTAAAGGTGAATAATTTAATAAATTATATCCACCTTTGCAAAAAAACTTAAACCAAAAACTTCCAAAGCCAATCGGTATTAGTAATATCTTGCTGATAATTTGAATGCAACACGAGATGCTGCAAAGGAGAAGGAATAACGCCCTGGTTGAGAGCGTTCCACTCCTGTACATTGTGAGAAACAGTAATAACCTTGAGACTAGCAGGTAGGGAGATGCGAGTGAGTCGACTACACTTTAGAAAGATTTTTTCGCCAACTAGAGTAACGCCCTCAGATAATGCCACTTCGGATAAGCTGGAGCAAGCACTAAAAACGTTATTACCTACACTAGAGACGCCCTGCGAGATATCGATATTTTTGAGACTCACACAAGCAAAGAACGCGAGGTGATCGATGTGTGTTACAGTTTTGGGAATGACAATATCCGTAAGGTTCCAGCAATAGCTAAACGCACGAACGCCAATGCTAGTAACGCCGTGAGGAATGGTAATTTTAGGAAGATTGCGACAACCATTAAACGCCATAATGCCGATGCTAGTAACTGTAGAAGGTAGGTTTATACTCGTAAGACTTAGGCAATCGTTAAATGTCCACTCCTCAATTTTTAGGATGCCCTCCGGAAGAGTAATTTTTTCGATACTCACGCACATGCTAAAGGCGTATTTGCCAATGACAGCAACAGAGTCGGGGATGCTAACTGCAGATAAATTTGTGCATTCATTGAAGGTATATTTCTTGATTTGAATAACGCCGTCAGGAATATTGATATGAGATAATTTGAAACATTTATTGAATGCGGCAAATCCGATACGAGTAACTGCAGCAGGGATAACTACGTTATCGAGATAGACACATTCGCTAAATGCAAGATTGCCAATTTGAGTTAGAGTTTCAGGAATAAAAATATTTTTCAATTTGGAGCAGCCTCGAAATGTTTCATCACCTATTTTAGTTATGTTTTCTGGTAAAAGAATTGTGACTAGGCTAGTACAATTACTAAAGAGAAGACTTTCCAAAACGGTAAGATTATCAGGTAAAATAACGTTGATGAGGCTGACACAATCATGAAATGCTCCAAAGCCGATGCTGAGAACGCTTTCGGGAATAATAATTGTCGTTAAACTTAAGCAATCGCTGAATGCATTGTTTCCAATATGTGTTATATGTTCGGGAATTGTTATGTGGGATAAATTTATACATCCATGGAAAGCATAGTCGCCGATTTCGTTAATAGGTGCAATTGCGGTGGAGTACACAGAGAAGGCTTCGTCATAGACAATAGATTGCGATATCGCATCTTTGGATGAGGTGTTTTTAGACATGGCAACCATGGTTAAATCACTGCAATTGTTGAACGCGCTGGCACCAATGCTGAGAAGACTGGTTGGAATTAGTACACTAATTAGGTTTAGACAGTTGTTAAATGCTTTGTCTGCGATGCTAACTACGCCTTCTGGAATAGAGAGACTAGTTATGGTTTGGCAATCTGCAAAAGCTTCTTGTCCTATTATATGTACACCAGTTGGAATCTGAATTTCAGATTGGGAACCAATATATTTTACTAGCACCTCATCGATAATCTTAAATTCAGTAATATCGTATTGAATATCAAATCTTGCTTGTACAAAATAATTGACTGCACGCTTGGCAGCATCAAATCTCCACATGGATAGGGTAACTAAGTCGGCAACAATTAACTCAATTGCTTTTTCGTCGTTAATGGAAGATACGGTATTTGCAACAGCGATGTCCACTTCTTTGTCAATTGCTGCAAGTATCAAGTTCCTGTCTTCGTTGATAAGCAAAGTTTTAACGACTTCTTTGTATTGAGCCCTATCTGTTAAAAATTGATCTCCATATTTTTCAAAGATTTTTTTCAATACTTTGATTGTTTCATTCATTTTAGACCTCCTTTGTATATAAAAAATGCGTGTAATTCGCATAATTAATCTTATCACAAATTCATAGAATGAACAACAACAATTGCTAGAATCTGTAAAAATACCCCCTTTTAATTTTATAAAAAAATTATATAATATAAAATAAATTATACTTAAAAAGGAGCTTATTATGTTAAAAGTGATTCCAAAAGTTTCGTACGCAATAGAAAGTTTTGTAAAGACAAATACGGCTGTGACATTCACTGCTGCTAGAGGAAAGTTAAGACTAAAGCCGCAAAATGATAAGATTATTCGTGTAACATATACAGAGCGCGAGGATTTTGTAGCAGAGGTGGGTGCGGGTATCGAAAAGGATCTCGACTATACCAGTTGGTCGCTTGCGGAAGAGCCAAAGCATTATGTTCTGCAAACGAGTTTATTGACGGTCCATATTATAAAAGAGACAGGACAGCTAAAATATTTTAGCAAGAAGGGCAATCTATTGCTACAGGAATCCGAAATTGAAAGTCACCAGCTGATGCAATTCGAATCGATGCGCGTGGTAGTAGATAAAAATTTGCAAATAGAAGAAGAGGAAACGCCAGACGGGATGAAGCAGGTGATTAAAAGCTCTGCCAAAGAGTTTGACAAAAACTTGTATCGTACACGCCTGGGATTGCAGTTTCAGACAAGGGAGAAGCTCTATGGACTGGGCCAGGCAGAAGAGGGTACGCTAAACCTGAGAGGTACAACACAATATTTGCATCAGGCAAATCTAAAGATTGCAATACCGATGCTAGTTTCGACTGCTGGATATGGCTTGCTATCAGCAACGGCGAGCCCGGCAATATTTAGCGATACTGCATATGGATCGTATTTTTATACAGAAGCCGATATAGAAATGGACTTTTATTTTATAGCAGGCGCAAAGATTGATGATGTGATTCATGGGTATCGATTGCTAACAGGCAAGGCTGCGATGCTACCAAGATGGGCATTTGGGTTTGTACAGTCGCAGGAGGCATATGAGACTCAGGCAGAAATACTAGATGTTGCCAAAGGATATAGAGACAGAAAAATTGGCATAGATTGCCTTGTAATGGATTGGAGATCATGGGAAGGAGATGGATGGGGTCAAAAGACGGTAGACAAAAATCGTTTTCCAGACTTGAGACTGATGACAAATACTTTGCGAGAGCAGAATATTCATTTTATGCTATCGATGTGGCCAAACATGCATGCAACTACAGAAAACTATAAAGAGTTTGCGGCAGCGGGACTGCTATTGCCAGCGCATAATATTTATAACGCATTGGACGCAGATGCTAGAAAGCTGTATTTTAAGCAAACAAACGACGGGTTATTTAGCCAGGGAGTTGATTCGTTCTGGTGTGACTGCAGCGAGCCGTTTTGCCCCGAGTGGACTAGTGGTAGCTTTAAACGTGAGCCAAGCTATAATTTTTATAGATTTTTTGAGGTAGCAAGTAAGTATCTGCCAGCAGAGCTCACAAATTCTTATTCACTGTTTCATGCTCAGGCAATATATGAAGGGCAGCGAGAAGTCGATGATTCTAAACGTGTTTTAAACCTAACAAGAAGTAGTTATACAGGAGGTCAAAAATATGGCGTTGTCGTCTGGTCGGGAGATACGTGCGCATCGTGGGAGACGTTTGCGAAGCAGATTGTCGCAGGGCTCAATTTGTGTGCCTCGGGATTGCCGTATTGGACACTGGATATAGGTGCGTTTTTTGTAAAATATGGAGAAAAATGGTTTTGGAAAGGTAAGTACAACAAAGGGCTAGAGGATCTTGGCTATAGAGAATTGTTTGTGAGATGGTTTCAATATGGGGTATTTATGCCGATGTTTAGAAGTCATGGAACAGACATCAGGCGAGAGATGTGGAACTTTGATGCCAAAGAGGACCATAGATTTTATGATGCGCTAGTGGCAGCCAATCAGCTTCGATACACATTGATACCGTATATATATTCTATGGCGGCGGCAGTATATTTTGATGACTATACGATAATGAGATTGCTAGCATTTGACTTTGCGGAAGATGTCATTGCTTGTGAAGTGAAAGACGAATTTATGTTTGGCGACATACTGGTTTGCCCGGTTACAGAACCGATGTATTATGAAAGTGATTCTGCAGAAATTTTTAATGTAGCGAAAACTAGAGAAGTGTATTTGCCAAAAGGTACTGCATGGTATAATTTCTATAGCGACGAAAAGTTTGAGGGAGGAAAAACTATCACTGTCGATGCTGACCTGAGTAAAATTCCATTGTTTGTAAGAGAGGGGGCAATTATTCCGCGAACAGAAGCAACACAGAGTACGGCAGATGCGGCAAAGACCAAATTGCTAGTTCATATATACGGAGGCAAATCGTCAACTTTCAATTTGTATCAAGACAAAGGCGATGGGTATGGCTACGAAACAGGAGACTATGGAATTGCAAAGTTACTATGGGACGGCAAAACTGCTACAGTAGATGGTGAAGCCGATGTAGCAGAGTTTATAGTGCATTAAGTAGGCTAGAAATCTATGCTATAGTAATTTTCGCCTGCAACCCAAATGACCTTGTCGTCAGTTGCAATAGGCTGAACGAATTGAGAAAGTTTTCCATCTTCAAATGTTTGGACATCTGAGAGCTTGGTGCCATATTCATTGATGGTGACGTATTTGAGGTTGCTATCTGTTGCGATGGTGGTTATTGAATTATCGGGGTTGATAATATATTGGCAGTCTGTAAATTCCATCCACATAACCATAAAAGTGTTGTTATTTAAGTCGACGAGTTTTGGGGTGCTGCCTAATGTATTTGTACCTGAATAATCTGTTAACGCAACTTGAGTGGTGTTGCTAGATTCTTTGCTGGTAACCAAAACGACGATGTCGCGTTCTTCTTTTTTTAGACCAACAATGGCGGAGTTTGAGAAGTGATATTTTGGTTGATAGTCTATAGAATTTATTGCCGTAATGTAGTTGTGATCCGAGATGGCAAAGCCGCCCACTGTTAGCCCGGTTTGAGTAGCGCCGGGATAGCCTGGGATGTCAAAAATATTAATGGAGTCATCTTTTAGAGCATTGCCATGATCGTATTGGGTAATTACAAGTGCTCGCGGAAAAGCATTGCCATGGTCGAGTAGGATAGCCTGATTATCATCGAACGCGGCGAACTGATTAAAAGAGTGGCTTACATTGTTGGGTTGAGCCCATCTGCTAGCACCAGCTAGTCTCACTTCTGCTAGCATAGAATTGGTGTCAATAGCTGCAGTAAACTGGGCCTGGTGATGAACACCGCTTGCAGAGCTAAACATCGTTCTGGCAGTGTGAAGTAGAAGCATATTATTGTGGCTGGTTAGTGCGACATTGCCAAGCTGAAAGGGAGATGTGATACTGGCCTCATCGGCTCTGATAGCAGCTGAGTCTAATAATTTAAATGCTTTGTCGTATTTGTTAATCTGGATAACTTTTAAATTGGCATCTTGTAGCCATTTTTCTGTGATGTTGCCGTTTTCAATAGAAATGTTTTTGCACTGAGATTGACCAGAAACTGTAAAATAGAAATCATCTGTTGCGTAAAATCCAGCATATATTGGAAGATCTAAAGTTATGTATGTTGTGTCGAGCATTTCCAAAGTGTTTTGGTCAAATGCTTGTATAACGACTGTCTCATCGACAAATTCTAATAATGGAGAGGGAGAAAGGTCTATATTAGCGATTGGAACTTCATATTCCTGTCCTTCTACATCCACCAAATATAAAAGATTATCTTCAATGAACAGAGAGCGTTTGGGTATACTGGCGGTTGGGGCAGTGCTAGAAGCTGGAGTGACTAGTTGATCGCGATATGATTGAGTGAGTTCTGTTACACTTTGCTCGGCAGTAGTATTATACGCAATTGACATTACCATGATTGCTCCGATCACATTCAATTTTATTTTCATGTCAAAAATCCTCCTATTAAATAAATTTTGATTAATTATATCATGCTAGGTATCGCAGCCACAATACAAAAGTGAGATTAAAAAAAACTTTACAATCTTGTAACATGTGATATAATGGGATTAATAAAAACATTGCACCTTTAATGGGCGATAGTTAAGGAGGGTTTATTTTATGAAGACTAATACCAAAGCACTAACTCTTTTGGGGGTATTGCTAGCAGTTGAAATTTTGCTATCATACACTCCACTCGGATTTATCCCGCTACCATTTATGAACGCCACGACAACTCATATTCCGGTAATTATTGGGGGCGTATTTTTGGGGCCTGTGGGCGGAGGAATTCTTGGCCTAGCTTTTGGATTGCTATCTATTTTGCGTGCAACGATGGCACCAACTCTTACATCGTTTGTATTTTCGCCATTTGTAAGCATAGGAGGAGTAGACGGAAACTTTTGGAGCGTTGTCATTGCAATTGTTCCGAGAATTTTGATAGGAGTTCTGAGCTATTATGCATATGCTTTGTGCAAGAAATATAAGGTAAAAGATATGTTAGCCTACGCAGTAACAGGAATAGTGGGGTCGTTAACTAATACGATTTTTGTTATGGGGCTAATTTATGTATGTTTTGGTGAGCCATATGCGGCAGCTGTGGGAGTAGAAGCGGCGGCGTTGTTTGGATTTATCATGGGAATAGTGGGAATGAATGGCGTACCGGAGGCTATCATTGCTGCAATCATTGTTAGTATGCTTTGTAAAATTTTGAAACCGTTATTTAAGGGAGATTTAAGGTTAAGATTTAGGTAATTTGGAGGTGCCGTATCGATAGTTGATATGGCGCTTTTTTTTTGGGGATGCTATACTATTTATAAAATTAAGTTATAAAGGAAAAATTGTGATGATCTCAGAAGCGCTTATAATAAATACAAATGCATTGAAGACGGCATTGACAACGAATCTGCAAGCAAGCTATAAGTTATTTTGGTTTAAGAGTATTTTGATATGTTTAAACGAAAGGGCTAATTACTATTCTTTTAAGAAGCTTATTTGTAGTATGATAGGAGAGGCTTGGAAATATGTAGATAAGGAAGAATTTCAGTTTCCAAGAGCAGATCAACTACCAGTCATAGTTCAAGTAATTCGGGAGAGGTATCCGGAGGTTAGTGCAGATAATATAACAAAGTTTGTAGACAAATTAGAGGATAAGGAATTATTAAAAAGGATTGATAACTTGGGTGCTGAAGTGCCATACCGATTTTTGACGGCATTTTTTGAAAAGGAATTGTTTGGGATACCCGACAAGCAAAAACGTCAAAGAATAAAAGAGTTAGCCCAAAATTCATGTTCGGCAGTATATGGATTTTGGAATGGTAAATACATCTGCGTAAATATGAGATGGCATAGATATCTATCATATAACAGAGCGCCCTTAATGCACTGTGTGGATGAGTTGATATATAAAAAGCTGCAGCAATGAATATGGAAATCTGCCTTGAATCACCTTAAAATTAATGATAGCATAACAATGTGTCAAATAATAACATAAGAAAGTGAGAAAACAACATGAATAACGAAGATTTTTTTGATATGGAAATAGATGAGGAAGATTTTACAAGGTATTTTGAAGAAAAATTTAGTGAATCTTTTACACAGACATTTCGAAGCAGTTATAAAAAAAATCATCAAGAAAGTTATGATCAAGCTGTGAAGGAAGGAACAGTGGATAAGTGGCAAAAAAAACTTGATAAATTGATAGAACAAAAATTGGAAAAATTTTTTGAAATGTACAATGTGTATAATAAAAGGAACCAAGAAAGAACACTTAGTGTTTGGAGCGGTAAGTAAGCTAAAGAAAGGGTAAAAACTGTGAAAAGTTATATCAAAATTAATAAAGATGACAACGTTGTAGTGGCGCTGACTGATCTACACAAAGGAGAAATGGTAGAAGGGATAGCCTTACTAGAAGAGATAGCACAAGGACACAAAGCTGCGATAGCCAATATAGTAGCGGGAGAGTGTGCGATCAAATATGGTGCACCAATCGGGTATGCAAAGGAAAATATAGCTGCAGGTGCGTGGGTGCATACGCATAATATAAAAACGACGCTTGGAGATATAAACGAATACACATATACGCCGGCAATCAAAGAATTGGCAATGGAGGCTCCAGCAGTATTTGAGGGCTATAAACGCAAGAATGGCAAAGTGGGGATAAGAAACGAGATTTTTATTATACCAACAGTTGGATGCGTAAATAATATAGCAGGAGAAATTGCAAGGCGCACCCAAAATTTACTGTGCACTAATATAGAAGCTATTGTAGCCTATTCGCATCCGTATGGCTGTTCGCAAATGGGTGAAGATCAGGAAAACACAAAAAAGATTTTGGCAAATTTAATAAATCATCCGAATGCAGGAGCCGTGTTGGTTTTAGGCTTGGGCTGCGAAAACTCAAATATAGAAGAACTGAAAAAGTATATTGGAGAATACGATCCGGAGCGCGTAAAATTTGTGGTCTGCCAAGAAGAAGACGATGAGATAGCCCACTCGGTAGCAGTAGTGGAAGCCCTCGCTGCATATGCAAAGCAGTTTAAGAGAGAGACCTGTTGCACCAAAGATCTGATAGTAGGGTTAAAATGCGGTGGTTCAGATGGGTTATCCGGAATAACAGCGAATCCTGCAGTGGGAGAATTTTCAGATATTTTAATTGCCAAGGGCGGAATAACGATCTTAACAGAAGTGCCAGAAATGTTTGGAGCTGAGAGACTTCTTATGGACAGATGCGAAAGCGAAGAAGTGTTTTCGAAGACAGTAAAGCTGATCAATGATTTCAAGGAGTATTTTATATCGCATAACCAGGTAGTCTATGAGAATCCGTCACCAGGAAATAAAAAGGGAGGAATTTCAACATTAGAAGATAAGTCGTTAGGATGCACACAAAAGGCAGGAAAAAGCAAAGTTGTAGATGTGCTAGAATATGGAGAAACGGCACATAAGGCGGGGCTAAATCTTCTAAGTTCGCCAGGCAACGATCTCGTAGCAGCAACAGCGTTGGCAGCATCAGGTGCGCAAATCGTATTATTTACAACAGGCAGAGGAACGCCATTCGCATCTCCGGTGCCAACGATCAAGATATCATCAAATAGTGCGTTATCCAATAAGAAGCAAAAGTGGATAGATTTTGATTGCGGCAAGATGGCAACAGAAGAGGTAGAAATAGGCAAAGAGTTATTCGAGTATGTCCTTGCAGTGGCGAGCGGAAAAAAGGTAAATTCAGAGATATTGGGAATTCGAGATATGGCAATATTCAAGCAAGGGGTAACGTTATAAGTTGCGTAAGTGGCAGAAGTATAATATGAAAGGGAATGTGTAATGAAAACTTTGAACTATAAAACGTTAGCAGAACTAGGATTTGACGAATTTTTATTAACAGAGGGCAAGGAGCGAATTTTGCAATTTGGAGAAGGAAATTTCTTGCGTGCATTTGTTGATTATTTTGTGGATGTTATGAACGAGAAGGTGGGATTTGATACCAAGGTGGTGATTGTTCAGCCGATTAAGCCTGGTTTGGCGCAGGTGATCAATGAGCAAGAAGGATTGTACACGCTGTATTTGAGAGGAAACGAAAAAGGGCATAAGGTAAACGAAAAGCGCGTCATTTCTAGTGTAAGCCGATGCATTAACCCGTATGATGATTATAACGAATTTTTAGCGTTGGCAAAAGGGGAGGATATTCGTATAATCGCATCGAATACGACTGAGGCTGGGATTGCTTTTGATGCTGCATGCAAATTTGATGATGCGCCACCTGCAGCGTTTCCGGCTAAACTTACCAGATTTATGTATGAGCGCTTTAAGGATAATAGGAAGGGATTTGTAATTTTATCTTGCGAGTTAATAGATGATAATGGCAAAGAGCTATTAAAGTGCGTTGAAGAGTATGCAAAGTTGTGGGCATTGGGCGATGACTTTGTTGCATGGGTGAGAGAGGAGAATATTTTTTGCTCAACTTTGGTGGATAGAATAGTAACAGGGTATCCGAGGGGAGAAGCCGAGGAGCTGTGTGAAGCGTTGGGATATCAAGATAATCTAATTGTGACAGCAGAAACATTTGGGTTTTGGGTGATAGAAGGGCCTAGCGCACTAGAAGCGGAGTTGCCATTTAAGGAAGCGGGATTGCCGGTGGTTATTACCGATAATCATAAGCCATATAAAGAGCGCAAGGTGAGGATTTTAAATGGTGCGCACACATCGATGGTGCTTGGAGCATATTTGGCGGGATTTGATATAGTGCGAGACTGCATGGGCGATGAAGTAGTGAGCGGATTTATGAATAAAGCGATATTCGATGAGATCATCCCGACACTTTCGCTGCCTAAAGATGAGCTTGTGGAATTTGCAAATTCTGTAAAAGATAGATTTAATAACCCGTATATCGATCATAAGCTGCTAGATATTTCGCTCAACTCTACATCTAAATTGAAGGCTAGAATTTTGCCAACAGTCAAAGACTATGTTGCGAAGTTTGGCACATTACCAAAATGTCTAACTGCAGCATTTGCATTTTATATTGCCTTTTATAGAAGAGGAAAAACTATGGCAGAGAATGCGTTGATTGCAGAGCGCCACGGTGAGGAATATCGAGTAGTTGATGATGCGGCTGTGCTGCAATTTTTCTATAACAATAAAGATGTAGAGGTGGCGCAGTTGGTTCGTAAAGTATGTGAAAATGTAGAATTTTTTGGAGAAGACCTAGCAACAATCGATGGATTCTATGAGCTAGTGCTAGCAGATGTAGAGATCATTTTAAATGATGGCGCATATGCTCTGTTAGAAAAATTGGTGAAGTAGGCAAAGATGGCTATAATTTTTTTTAAAATTTGGCTTGTAATATTTTGTAGAATGATGTATGCTAGTTTTGGTAACCTAAATTTTTTTTTAAAAGGAGAAGTTTATGAATCAATATTACGAGAACATGAAGAAATATCTTGAAAAGATTGATGATGTTATTGCAAAAGGTCCGCATAAGGATACTTGGGAATCGCTAGCAAATCATAAAGTACCTGATTGGTATCGAAATGCAAAGTTTGGTATATTTATCCATTGGGGAGTGTATGCAGTGCCCGCGTTTGGCAGCGAATGGTATGCTCGCTTTGTGTATAAGCAAGATGCATTGCGTCGTGGATTAAATATGTTTGATCACCACGTAGAAAAATATGGACCTCATAAAGACTTTGGCTATAAAGATTTTGTGCCTATGTTTAAGGCAGAGAAATTTGATGCGGCAGAGTGGGCAGACCTCTTTAAAGAAGCAGGGGCGAGATTTGTTATGCCGGTTGCGGAGCATCATGATGGATTCCAGATGTATGATAGCGATGTTTCTGAATGGTGTGCAACAAAAAAAGGTCCGATGAAAGATATCGTTGGTTTATTAAAACAAGAGTGTGAAAAGCGTGATATGGTTCTTACAACATCTTCTCATAGGGTGGAGCACTATTGGTTTATGTGTGGTGGACGTGAATTTGAAAGTGATTTCCAAAAGTATCTTGATAAAGATGGAAATTTTGAATATGGCGATATGTATTGGCCATCATATCCAGAACCTTTTATGGCAAAATCAGAGGGAGTAACGACAGATCAGGGCTCTATTCATGTGGAAGGGATAGATCCAATTTTTATGGAAGACTGGTTAGTTAGAACTTGCGAGCTTGCAGATAAGTATCAGCCGCAAATAATGTACTTTGATTGGTGGATTCAAATAGAACCAATGAAGCCATATCTTAAAAAATTTGCAGCATACTACTATAATCGTGCAGTAGAATGGGGCAAAGAAGTTACGATCAACTATAAAAACGATGCATTCCAACACACGAGTGCCGTTAGAGATATCGAGCGCGGACAATTAGCAGATGTGTCGCCGTTTTTCTGGCAAAACGATACATCGGTTGCAAAGAACTCTTGGTGCTATACAGAAAATAACGATTATAAGCAATCATTTGAAGTAATTTGTGACTTAGTAGACGTGGTATCTAAAAACGGATCGCTGCTGTTAAATGTTGGGCCAAAAGCCGATGGAACGATTCCAGATCAAGACAAGCAAATTCTAAAAGATGTAGGTGCGTGGCTGAAAGTGAATGGCGAAGGCATCTATGATTCGTATCCATTTAGAAAATATGGAGAAGGACCAATAGTAACAGAAGAAGGACACTTTACCGATACAAAGAGAAAATCTTTTACAACACAAGACTTTAGATTTACCTACAAACCGAATGCGATGTATGTATTTGCAATGAAGTGGCCACAAGATGGAATCCTAAAAGTGAAGACATTTGGCTCAAAAGTTAAAAAATTTAATGCAAATATTTTAAAGGCAGAGGTGCTGGGATGCGATAAGCCGTGTGAGATAATAGAGTGTGATGAGCACCTAACTATTATTTCTAAGCATAAAGCAGAAAATCCAAATTTACCAGTATGTGTCAAACTTACTATCGACTAAAATTAATGCCTCTTCAAAATTTGGAGAGGCAAAAAAAGAGAGAGCCAAAGCCCTCTTAAGCAAATGAATAATTTAAATAGAGAAATATAAAAACACGAATACAAAATACATACTAGCTGGTAAATGTTACAACACTTGTAGCTGGATTCCATTGAACTGTAAGTCCCAAAGCCTCTCCAAGAGGAGTAATAGGTGCAAAAGAGTTATTGCCCTGAAGCATCATAGGCTCCTTCATAATTACAGGGGTACCATTAACGATAAGAATTTTGGAGCCATCTCGAACGGTAACTAAGGTTGAGCCAGGTGCACCGACAGTGCCATTAACGATCGTGGCAGTCATGACGCCAAACTCATCACGATAAGATGAAATTTTATTATCCTCAATTCCAAACAATTTTGCTAAATCACGAACACCAATCATAGGATAACCATTAGTTGTAATGAATGGTTTTGTAGACATAGCAGTAGTTTTGCCATTTACTGTTGCTGTCCCAGATCTAAAGTTAACCTGTGCAACAGTGGATTCTTCTTGTTGAGTGGATCCTATACCGATGACTAAGTAATCTTCATATGACAATTCGGAGTCTTCGTTAAAGTCAATCGCATCTCCTTTGATGGTGAGATCATAGTTGCCTCGAGGTGTACCGGCCCAGATGTCATAATTTATATCTTTGATAGTGATTGTACCAGGAATGTCGTCGGATTCCTGATCGATATGAATTTCTAAAATCCCTTTATCGCCATCAAAATCAGTGCTAACTTCGAGTCCAGATTGGCTGTCGGTCGAAACATTTCCATCGTCAAAAGATCTACTATCTAGACCAATATCTTCAAGTTCAATAATAATAGTATGACCATCTCTAAACATCTCTGCTTCAGTTTCTTTAAGTATAATTTCTCCAGTTTTTTGATCTTTAAGACCTAGATCAACATAAACTTGAGGTGCAGTAATAGTGAACGGCTTCTTGACACTGCCGATAACAGTGACTATTTCCTCGTCCTTAAAATTGTCGCTTTCAAATGTAATGCTCATGTCCCCGGCTGTGGCATCGGCATCGGCTCGCACTGGGAATGAAAAAATAAGTTCCTCAATTATAT is a genomic window of Candidatus Epulonipiscium viviparus containing:
- a CDS encoding leucine-rich repeat domain-containing protein encodes the protein MNETIKVLKKIFEKYGDQFLTDRAQYKEVVKTLLINEDRNLILAAIDKEVDIAVANTVSSINDEKAIELIVADLVTLSMWRFDAAKRAVNYFVQARFDIQYDITEFKIIDEVLVKYIGSQSEIQIPTGVHIIGQEAFADCQTITSLSIPEGVVSIADKAFNNCLNLISVLIPTSLLSIGASAFNNCSDLTMVAMSKNTSSKDAISQSIVYDEAFSVYSTAIAPINEIGDYAFHGCINLSHITIPEHITHIGNNAFSDCLSLTTIIIPESVLSIGFGAFHDCVSLINVILPDNLTVLESLLFSNCTSLVTILLPENITKIGDETFRGCSKLKNIFIPETLTQIGNLAFSECVYLDNVVIPAAVTRIGFAAFNKCFKLSHINIPDGVIQIKKYTFNECTNLSAVSIPDSVAVIGKYAFSMCVSIEKITLPEGILKIEEWTFNDCLSLTSINLPSTVTSIGIMAFNGCRNLPKITIPHGVTSIGVRAFSYCWNLTDIVIPKTVTHIDHLAFFACVSLKNIDISQGVSSVGNNVFSACSSLSEVALSEGVTLVGEKIFLKCSRLTRISLPASLKVITVSHNVQEWNALNQGVIPSPLQHLVLHSNYQQDITNTDWLWKFLV
- a CDS encoding glycoside hydrolase family 31 protein, with protein sequence MLKVIPKVSYAIESFVKTNTAVTFTAARGKLRLKPQNDKIIRVTYTEREDFVAEVGAGIEKDLDYTSWSLAEEPKHYVLQTSLLTVHIIKETGQLKYFSKKGNLLLQESEIESHQLMQFESMRVVVDKNLQIEEEETPDGMKQVIKSSAKEFDKNLYRTRLGLQFQTREKLYGLGQAEEGTLNLRGTTQYLHQANLKIAIPMLVSTAGYGLLSATASPAIFSDTAYGSYFYTEADIEMDFYFIAGAKIDDVIHGYRLLTGKAAMLPRWAFGFVQSQEAYETQAEILDVAKGYRDRKIGIDCLVMDWRSWEGDGWGQKTVDKNRFPDLRLMTNTLREQNIHFMLSMWPNMHATTENYKEFAAAGLLLPAHNIYNALDADARKLYFKQTNDGLFSQGVDSFWCDCSEPFCPEWTSGSFKREPSYNFYRFFEVASKYLPAELTNSYSLFHAQAIYEGQREVDDSKRVLNLTRSSYTGGQKYGVVVWSGDTCASWETFAKQIVAGLNLCASGLPYWTLDIGAFFVKYGEKWFWKGKYNKGLEDLGYRELFVRWFQYGVFMPMFRSHGTDIRREMWNFDAKEDHRFYDALVAANQLRYTLIPYIYSMAAAVYFDDYTIMRLLAFDFAEDVIACEVKDEFMFGDILVCPVTEPMYYESDSAEIFNVAKTREVYLPKGTAWYNFYSDEKFEGGKTITVDADLSKIPLFVREGAIIPRTEATQSTADAAKTKLLVHIYGGKSSTFNLYQDKGDGYGYETGDYGIAKLLWDGKTATVDGEADVAEFIVH
- a CDS encoding ECF transporter S component; the encoded protein is MKTNTKALTLLGVLLAVEILLSYTPLGFIPLPFMNATTTHIPVIIGGVFLGPVGGGILGLAFGLLSILRATMAPTLTSFVFSPFVSIGGVDGNFWSVVIAIVPRILIGVLSYYAYALCKKYKVKDMLAYAVTGIVGSLTNTIFVMGLIYVCFGEPYAAAVGVEAAALFGFIMGIVGMNGVPEAIIAAIIVSMLCKILKPLFKGDLRLRFR